AGTAGATACAGCTGGAAGACTTCAAACTAAAAATAATTTAATGGAAGAATTAAGTAAGGTAAGAAAAATAATCGATCGACTTGCACCTGAAGCGCAAGTCGAATCTTTATTAGTTCTTGATGCAACCCAGGGTCAAAATGGATTGAGTCAAGCAATGGCTTTTGCAAAGTCTGCCAATCTTACAGGTGTTGTCATTACTAAACTTGATGGCTCATCTCGAGGTGGTGTTGCTTTTGCAGTTGCATCACAAGCTAAATTACCTATTCGTTTTATTGGAGCTGGTGAAGGAATTAGAGATTTAAGACCTTTTAAAAGTTTTGAGTTTGTAGAGGCTCTTTTATCGAATCGATGAGATATGTAGTTTCTTTAGAAAAACTTTGCTATTTTTTTAATCCTTCTGACATTGTGGATTGAGCACTAATCCTCCAATTCCCTCTCGAAAGAACTCTGTTTCTTCTGCTTCGCATCCTTATGATTCTTTAAGAGATTTACTAGATAGTCTCTCAAATGAACAAAAGCGAAATCAGGAGTTAATTGCTTCACTATCTTTTGCTCTTAGAAATTTTACTAATATAGATCGTTTTTTGGAGCTTATCCCAGTTCTAGCGTCTAAATTGGTCGGGGTTGGTGGCTGTTTGTTGATTCCTTTTCATGTTGATGGACGTATTTCAAGGGATCAGATTTATTGTGAGCCTATTGATAATTCGGATTCATTAATTCGTCAAATTTTAAATTTCGAGAAAGGGAGTGAAGTTGGTTTTGCCCAACAAGAAACTGATTTAAAAGGTTTAGACCATATAGTTGAAAGTTATTTTTCTAATTCTTTTGTTTTTTCCACTTCTCTTGTAGCCAGAGGAATCCAACGTGGCAGACTTTATGCTTTTGACTTGAAAAAATCTTTTAAATTTAGTGATATTCATTGTCGTCATTTGCAATTAGTTGCAGATCTTGCAGCAGTTGCAATTGAAAATCATTTCTTACTTCAACAGACTCGGTATCATGAAAGTGTTGATCGACAAGTGAGTATAGGTGCTGAAATTCAGTCTCAATTGCTGCCTGATCATTGTCCGGTAATTCAAGGTGTAGAACTTGCAGCTTCTTGTAGACCAGCATTACAGGTTGGAGGTGATTATTACGATTTCATGTCTACTAAATCGGAGTTGATAGGAGTTAACAAAGAACGAGGTCGATGGTCTCTAGTAATAGGTGATGTGATGGGTAAAGGAATTCCTGCAGCATTGTTAATGACAATGCTGCGAGGAATGTTGAGAGCAGAGATTTTAAGTGATTTGCCACCTGATCGAATTTTGCATGATTTAAATCAACTTGCTCTTGCTGATTTGGCTCAATCTCATCGATTTGTCACCCTGTTTTATTCTGATTTTGAGCCAATCTCAAAAAAATTGCGATTTGCAAATGCTGCTCATAATCCCCCATTGCTTTGGAGATCAAGGCAAAAAGAAATTATTCGTTTAGATGCACTCGGACTCCTAATTGGGCTTCAACCAGATGCAGAATATGTTTGTGGAGAGGTTGTTCTTCAGCCTGGTGATGTTCTCCTTTATTACACAGATGGAGTTACTGAGGCTATGGGTATGGCTGGAGAAAGATTTAATGAAAATCGCTTAATTTCTTTATTGGACGAATCTGCTAAGGAGTTTTCACGGGCTCAGACTATTTTAGATAATCTTTTTGACCGTTTAGACAGGTTTGTTGGGGATCATCATCATTTGGAGGATGATGCTTCCATGGTTGTTCTCAAGGTTCATGATGAACCTGATCTTCTACAAGTAAATAATTCAACTGCCTGACAAGAAGAGTACAAACTGCTTTATTAGATAAAAGTTATGGATTAGCAAATTTGGTAAAAACTTGGAGCCAAAGATTTGAAGAAGGGTTAAATCCTTTCATAGAAACCTTTAATGCATCTATTGCCTTTGATTTTGTTCTTCTTGAGGAAGATCTTGATGGCTCTATAGCTCATGCAAGAATGCTTGGGAAAGTAGGTTTGATTACCTCTGCTGAGGCTGCTCAACTTGAGGATGGTTTGGAGAAAATCCGTTTCGAAGCTTCTCAAGGCAATTTTAAACCCGATGATCTTGATGAAGATGTTCATATGGCTGTTGAACGTCGTTTAACTTCTCTTCTGGGTTCACTTGGTAAAAAGCTACATACCGCTAGAAGTAGAAATGATCAAGTTGGCACAGACTTAAGGCTTTGGTTGCGGCGTCGAATTGATGAATTGGATATACAGCTAAAGCGATTACAAATTGCTTTATTTAATCAAGCAGAGCAAAATATATTTACTCTTATTCCTGGTTATACGCATTTACAAAGAGCACAACCTTTATCTCTAGCTCATCATTTGCTTGCTTATATTGAGATGATTCAGAGAGATAGGAATCGTTTATTAGATGTTAGAAAACGAGTAAATATATGTCCTTTAGGAGCAGCAGCTTTGGCCGGTACATCTTTATCAATTGATAGAAGAAGTACCGCAGAACAATTGGGCTTTTCTAGTATTTATGCTAATAGCCTAGATGCAGTTAGTGATAGGGATTTCGCTGTTGAGTTTACATCTGCTTCATCATTGATAATGGTTCATTTAAGCCGTTTAGCAGAAGAGATTATTTTATGGGCTTCAGAAGAATTTTCTTTTATATATCTTACGGATAGATGTTCTACAGGAAGTAGCTTGATGCCTCAAAAAAAGAATCCTGATGTACCTGAATTAGTAAGAGGTAAAACAGGAAGAGTGTTTGGGCATCTTCAAGCTCTCTTGACTATGATTAAAGGTCTTCCTTTAGCATATAACAAGGATTTTCAAGAAGATAAAGAGGCTATCTTTGATACATTTACAACTGTATTTGATTCTTTAAAAGCAATGTCAATTCTTTTAGAAGAAGGTTTGGAATTTTCTTATGAAAGTTTGAGTAAAGCTGTTGAAGCGGATTTTTCAAATGCTACTGATGTAGCAGATTACTTAGTATCTAAAAATATACCTTTTAGAGAGGCTTACCAAATTGTTGGGAATTTAGTAAAATTCTGCATAAAAGATAAAATTTTACTTAAGGATTTAACTATTGCTCAATGGCAAGAGATTCATCCTGTTTTTGATGAAGACATA
This DNA window, taken from Prochlorococcus sp. MIT 0603, encodes the following:
- a CDS encoding PP2C family protein-serine/threonine phosphatase, with product MSTNPPIPSRKNSVSSASHPYDSLRDLLDSLSNEQKRNQELIASLSFALRNFTNIDRFLELIPVLASKLVGVGGCLLIPFHVDGRISRDQIYCEPIDNSDSLIRQILNFEKGSEVGFAQQETDLKGLDHIVESYFSNSFVFSTSLVARGIQRGRLYAFDLKKSFKFSDIHCRHLQLVADLAAVAIENHFLLQQTRYHESVDRQVSIGAEIQSQLLPDHCPVIQGVELAASCRPALQVGGDYYDFMSTKSELIGVNKERGRWSLVIGDVMGKGIPAALLMTMLRGMLRAEILSDLPPDRILHDLNQLALADLAQSHRFVTLFYSDFEPISKKLRFANAAHNPPLLWRSRQKEIIRLDALGLLIGLQPDAEYVCGEVVLQPGDVLLYYTDGVTEAMGMAGERFNENRLISLLDESAKEFSRAQTILDNLFDRLDRFVGDHHHLEDDASMVVLKVHDEPDLLQVNNSTA
- the argH gene encoding argininosuccinate lyase, with amino-acid sequence MVKTWSQRFEEGLNPFIETFNASIAFDFVLLEEDLDGSIAHARMLGKVGLITSAEAAQLEDGLEKIRFEASQGNFKPDDLDEDVHMAVERRLTSLLGSLGKKLHTARSRNDQVGTDLRLWLRRRIDELDIQLKRLQIALFNQAEQNIFTLIPGYTHLQRAQPLSLAHHLLAYIEMIQRDRNRLLDVRKRVNICPLGAAALAGTSLSIDRRSTAEQLGFSSIYANSLDAVSDRDFAVEFTSASSLIMVHLSRLAEEIILWASEEFSFIYLTDRCSTGSSLMPQKKNPDVPELVRGKTGRVFGHLQALLTMIKGLPLAYNKDFQEDKEAIFDTFTTVFDSLKAMSILLEEGLEFSYESLSKAVEADFSNATDVADYLVSKNIPFREAYQIVGNLVKFCIKDKILLKDLTIAQWQEIHPVFDEDIYEKIIPQNVVASRVSEGGTGFERVRQELQKWKNDLISPNQ